gccctccttgcgaaggctgcactccgtacgaaggcagcactcctagcgaaggcagcactccgtcctaaggcagcactccttgggaaggcagcactctttgggaaggcagcactccttgcgaaggcagcacaccttgcgaaggctgcactccttgcgaaggcagcactccttgtgaaggcagcactccttgcaaaggcagcactctgtcaaaggaagcactccgtgcgaaggctgcactctgtgcgaaggcagcactccttgcgaaggcagcacctcttgcgaaggcagcactccttgcgaaggcagcactcctagcgaaggcagccctcattgcaaaggcagccctccttgcgaaggcagcactcctagcgaaggaagcactccttgtgatggcagcgctccttgcaaagacagcactccttgcgaagacagcactccttgcgaagacagcactccttgcaaaggcagcactccttgcagatgcagcactccctgcgaaggcattactccttgcgaaggcaccactccttgtgaaggcagcactccctgcaaaggcagcactcctttcgaaggcagtactccttgcaaaggcagcactccttttgaaggcagcactccttttgaaggcagcactcctagcgaaggcagcacaccttgcgaaggctgcacttctTGCGAGGgtaccacaccctgcgaatgcagatctctgtgcaaaggcagcactccgtgagaaggcagcactacgtgcgaaggctgcactccgtgcgaaggctgcactccttgcgaacgcagcactccttgcaaaggcagcactccctgcaaaggcagcactccctgcgaaggcatccCTCATTGCGAAGCAGCACTCCTagtgatggcagcactccttgcgaaggcagctctccttagaagggcagcactcgtagcgagggaagcactccttgcgaaggcatatctccttacgaaggcagcactccttgcagaggcagcactccttgcgaaggcaccaccccttgcgaagccagcactcgctgcaaaggcagccctcattgcgaaggcagcactccttgctaaggcagcactccttgcgaaggcagcactccttgcgaaggcagcactccttgcgaaggcagcactccttgcgaaggcagcactcattggaaggcagcactcattggaaggcagcactcgttgcaaaggcagtactccctgagaaggcagcactacttacgaaggcagcactctttgcgaaggcagcactccttgtgaacgcagcactccttgcgaaggcaacaccccttgcaaaggcagcactctctgcaaaggcagcactcctttcgaaggcaccatcccatgcgaaggcagcactccctgcgaaggcagcacttattgcgaaggcagcacactgtgcgtaggctgcactccgtgtgaaggctagctatctgtgcgaaggctgcactccgtgcgaagttagcactccttgcgaaggcagcgctccttgcgaaggcagcactccttgcgaaggcagcactccttgcgaaggcagcactccttgcaaaggcagcactccttgcgaaggcagcactccctgcgtaggcagcactccctgcgaaggcagccctcctt
This sequence is a window from Schistocerca cancellata isolate TAMUIC-IGC-003103 unplaced genomic scaffold, iqSchCanc2.1 HiC_scaffold_801, whole genome shotgun sequence. Protein-coding genes within it:
- the LOC126143459 gene encoding uncharacterized protein LOC126143459 codes for the protein MRDAFAGSAAFAGSAAFARSAAFARSAAFARSAAFARSAAFSRSAAFAQRSAFAGCGTLARSAAFARCAAFARSAAFKRSAAFKRSAAFARSTAFERSAAFAGSAAFTRSGAFARSNAFAGSAASARSAAFARSAVFARSAVFARSAVFARSAAITRSASFARSAAFARRAAFAMRAAFARSAAFARSAAFARGAAFARSAAFAQSAAFARSASFDRVLPLQGVLPSQGVLPSQGVQPSQGVLPSQGVLPSQRVLPSQGVLP